Genomic DNA from Brassica rapa cultivar Chiifu-401-42 chromosome A04, CAAS_Brap_v3.01, whole genome shotgun sequence:
ttttttataatcttttttgaaattttgttttttcaatatttctttttgaaaataaaaaattctttttgaaactatattttaaaaattttatatttttaaagtatttatttatatatttattagaatcataaatttcacattctaaaAATTGTACTTCACCCTTCAACTCAActctaaatctagattagttaactttagggttataaatatttttttccttctttaaaaataaggataaaagtggttagtgtaatcATAAACAGTAGTATTATGAATATGATATTTTTGACAACTTCCCAGTAAAAACCACCATCACCAACAATACTGCAGGTCCATAAATAATAGTCTCTTCGTTATATAATGCACCATATTTtggttaaaacaaaataaaaataaaaaaaatactttaaaaattatcaatcataatgaatataataaaatattattggtcAACTAATATTAAAACaccttatattttaaaacattaaatcTTCATTAAAACATTTTACACTATGGATTGAATAATTCCGAACCGAAATAATAAATGTGTAGTTAGTTTATTTTCCATCGATGAGACACAAAATAATGACGTTAAGAGAAATTCTATAAGAAAATCTTTAAATACACCAACTGAATTAGACTAAATAACAAATCACCCCTTAAATCTATTTCTAAAGTTACATTGATGGAACATGAAAACAAAGACACAACATACActagaaactctataaattaataaattttcttgGTCTTGAGTTGGGTGgattcaaaatatgacacaaatcaataaaataataagataatattttttcagaaatttttatgtaaatatatggtcccattaattaaaattttaaattaatgatctatctatatatacattttatataaatacaaaactgAACATTATATAAtggttttatattcacaatgaaacTACCTTTAGTTATcttaacattttaatatattttgataatatttagtaaaattatatcaaaatcatatacaaatgatatgaaacataaaaatatacaccaaataatataataaacaatATGAAAGtcaaatgtataaaattaattaatgtatatatggtgaaatcaaatattttcttattttataaataaaaaaacctaaatatttttttttaatttaaaattataaattaataaaatattatagtcccaacattattaatttttagtGTACATGCGTTAAACAGAAACAGAGATCAAATGGGTTTGGTCATTTGTCGGCTAACTAAAACAAAAGCAACACCTTCCCATTTTTGTCATTTTGGTCCGACAGAACAAATGTttcttcctcacatgacttttTTCGACGTATGAGAACTTATCAGcaatttcaaattttcatatCCACACATATGCGGGGATTTCACTAAAATCATCCATCATGTCCCCACTACCAGCTCCATACATCCCCAGCTCAAGTACTCAATGAGCACTGACCAGAGATTCTTCATCTCCATGAACCGGAGAGCATCATCAGACTCCTTAGCAACATGAATCATTTATACTGATACTGAGATAGCGTTCCTTAGCAACATGAATCATTTATAGTGATACTGAGACAGCGTCTCTCTATTAACTCCTTGGACTGAGACAACATGTATATGCTTCGTCGTTCACATTCATGATTCAAGGCTTTGGATAGAAGAGCTCCCGATCACCTGCTCTTTTAATGATTATTTAAGGATTTGGGAAAGAGAACTGGAAATCGTTAATTAGAGATTTGATAAGAAGAATTGAGAACATTTAAGGTTATAAAGTGACGTTGTTTTGCTTGactaaacaaacaaattaaaagtTAATGTTAATTACAAGAATACTTATATTGGTCAAATCAACACAATATCGTGCATTTCTGACTTACCATAAAATTCACGCTTATTTTGAGAAAGCTGTGTTAATTCAATgatgttttcttatttaaaaaccTCAACTTAATACATAGAATAATTTGATTAGCAAGAAAAATACATACTGAACATATTCGTACAAATATTTTGACTTCTTATTGAAATGTTTATAGTTCTTTTCTTCCAGCATATTTGACCCATCTCAAACCATTGTCTTTGTCACATAGTTTTAAAGTATAATGTGAAATGTTGTAAGAATTAAATTATCGCCTTCATTATTTACTTGCACACCTATAAAGCTGATTCGTCTGTATTGATATATACATTAACACTGCTATAAATGCGactaaaataaagtttatacTACAATATGccgttttgttttttctttctgtttttgGAAATCAActagcactacaagaaaacagcgacatactgagggaaaaaatcgtcggtatgtcgtcggaataacgctattccgacgacataccgacgaaaaaagtcctcggaaataactcctcggaaattcatttttcctcgaaaattcctcggaaatttccgacggaatttcgaggaaatgaatttcctcggaaatttccgacggaattccgaggaaatgaatttccgaggaaattccgaggaccacaagttcgtcggaaagtcctcagaatattccgaggaagatgtcgtcggaatatcccgagggatacacttcctcggaatatttccaaaataaaaaaaaaatataaatttatttttttaaattgaaattcgaaaatataaaattaaaattgaaatagaaaacatatttaaaatacaaaaaataataaaatagtttttataaataaaaaaatgttttataaataccaaattagttataataaatataaatatttttataaatatgaaatcatctttttataaatacaaaatagtttttataaatacaaaaaataataaaatagtgtttataaatcaaaaaatgttttataaatacaaaattagttataataaatataaatatttttataaatatgaaatcatctttttataaatacaaaatagtttttataaatacaaaaaataataaaatagtgtttataaataaaaaaatgttttataaatacaaaattagttttaataaatataaatatttttataaatatgaaatcatctttttataaatacaaaatagtttttataaatacaaaaataataaaatagtgtttataaataaaaaaatgttttataaatacaaaattagttttaataaatataaaatagtataaaaattaaaaaaatagtttaaataaatcccaaaaacagttaataattacaaaaaatagtttaaaaaatatttaaaatgttaaataattacaaaaaatagttttcataatattaaaaatgtttaataaatatagaattttatattttatatataaaatacataaaacgttttataaccacaaaaaatgattttaaatattatatatatgatttttaatcttaaaaaaagttttatagattttaaaaatgtttaataaatatataaatgaatttaaaatgcaaaaaatagattttatatacaaaaaacgttttcaatatatatatataattacaaattcgatttttataaccacaaaattaataaaaactaaaaaaaaaaaattcaaatcaagtgaaatacataatcaaactcgattttacacaaatctaccattcaccctaacaaaatctataaatctcattccaaaatcatcaaatctacttaaaaaccatacaaatctaacctaaaagagtgggatagggttcatacatgaggattagggtggaaatcgcgagggagaagagagaaagcgccGGAAATCGcaagagaggagagaggagtCGACGAAATCGCAGGGGAAAGAAAGAGTGCggcggagagaaatggggaagaaggtcgggctcgacctaataaaatgaggggtccgacggaaattatccgtcggaatttcctcggaaatatttactatatccgtcggaatttcctcggaaataatttccgtcggaatttcctcggaaataattactatatccgtcggaatttcctcggaaatcattaattcaattttcgcgaaatatttggcggcttggtttacccggttaaatgaaaatattccgaggaaccaggtttcctcggaatatcctcggtaattaccgaggaaattctgaggaaccagggtttggggtttcaaaacatcgattattttcgccgtatttcatttcttatacaattataatgcataccattgaggattctttgtatagatgatcataaaccatgaaataacaaaatttcaaaaataattgtaagtattccctttaccgtttgttaaagtgtataagtgtttttcttatgttgtgtggttttcgttcatgcaatcgtaaaagtgtttgttattgggtaaaacaccaaagtttgacttcataatctggttaagacacttaatgaaggttatatatgtgttattcaatccataaaacgttgttttcggtttaaaaccccaagttcctcggaatttcctcggaattttccgagggaattccgaggaaaactctatcttcgtcggaatttcctcggaaaattccgaggaaattccgaggaaaaggaatgtataatcaaatccctaaatcgacaagatctattccgaggaaattccgaggaaaacctttatgccctcggaatttcctcggaatttttaaaaattcatcagttttttccgaggaatactattttcctcggtattccgtcggaatattccgacgaaatgagttttcctcggaattccgtcggtatattccgaggaaattccgaggaagccaaattttgtgtttcctcggaattgcctcggaaattcctcggtatattccgaggaattcattttctgtcggaacgtccgtcagaacaccgctgttttcttgtagtgtaggtttctctttttgtttaaatattttgaaataaaacaggttttgctatatataattgatttttttttgctaatgtaCAATTGATTTCTAGTAAACCTACGATTATAAAATTAATGGTGACGTAAAAAAACTGAAGGTTGTGAAAACTGTTCAAGAAAATCCACAATAAATAGCAAAACCaaattaatgaattaaaaatatatgcaaAAGCCTATAAACCTCGCatgagagcatctccaatgtaaaactccattttttcctccaaaatggagtaaaagtgaaaatggtaTAAAATTACTCCAATCCTATTCCATTTCccactccataatggagtgatagaacaaacaaaaaatagattactccatttatggagtaaactttattatggagtgagatatgaagttgggttggagcattccttactccatattcacttttattccattttagaggaaaaaatggagtagggatggagatgccctGAGAATCTGGGTTAGTtgacatttttatatttatcctCGTATAATCCTAACATCTAACTTTTTGATTATTAATCAACCATATACATGTAAAGTAAATACCTAATGGTCCATGAAGATAGATTTTCACCTGAGAATTTCGAAAGTTGGATCAGTTGAATAACCCATGTCATAATGCTTTTGTGTGGACGTGCATAAGTTTTATAATCCTAATATATGAGTCAGATTTGCCTTTCATTTTTGTTGTGGATCCCATCATGTTCTCTCCACTGAGCCAAACGACTGAAGACTTAGTATGTTCGCTAGATCTTGTGATCTATAAATAGAATATATCATTGCATACAAGTCATCACACTCTCTCTCAACTTCATCCCATTTTGCATCTCTCGCTCTCTGTTTCTCTCTGTTTCTCGATCctaaacccccccccccccccccaacgAGTTACCTTTCTCCTCATCAATACCCTGCGATGGAGAATTTAATCCTCAAACAAGCTCTTATCATGCTCCTAATAATATTTTCATCACCAATATTGAGTACTCAGGCCCGAATCCTCCATGCAGATAGAGTTGCAAACATGGGCACTATAAATAGTCAGGTTCTCCTACGTGAGCTCGGGTTTGATCTCTCCAAGTTCAAAGGATATAATGAAAGGAGGTTTTTAGTAGATTCGGAAAGGGTTTCACCGGGAGGACCTGACCCGCAACATCATTGAATGATCTATACGGATATTTTACTTGACCGGAGATTCAAGCACAATAATTGTGACTGATCCATGCAGGTCATCTAATATCGCCATTTATATGCTTTTCTTCTCTCGTTTTCCCCTTCATAAATCTGACGTACAATTTTGTTGTATCAAGGTTTTGGtgttagtgtttcaaaaaaaaaaaagagaaggttTTGGTGTTCTTGTACCTCCTTGTCTTAATACATCAAACTTTTTCTCTGTATGTTTTCGTGTGTCTCCAATGAGTTACCTTTTATGTAACAGCAATTGGCTTATAAATAATATTCCCCGGTTTGAGTTTTACTTTTTCatttataaggaaaaaaaagtaaaggtAGAGAATATAGTAATTGAAATTAGCAGTTCCATATACATATGATCAAAACGATTACTTAGAGAGATTTGATGGCCAAACTATTAATTTaagttttataaaagataactgTAATAGTCAATATTCAAGATACACTCCGGAAAATCGTATCTAATATATAATTCGTTTTATTTATGTGACTTTGGAAGAGTAAGAGCATGTAACCAACAGcttgtattcttttttttttttggtaaaatgttaaattaacaGCTTGTATTCTGTTAGTTCTATGTTCTCTAATGTCGACATTCGAGTTTTATGTACTGGGTTCTTTCATTTCGCTTATGTGAAATATATTTGgtgattacatattttaaaGTTCGACGACGTTTGCTTAAGAAGTGTTGTCATCAACTACAGattttaactatatataaaGTGACTGGTAATAATCAAGACTGCGAAATTGTAGAAACAGTTTGTTGCACTCTTACAAATCGCCGACATTAACTAGTGTTAAAAATGTTGAGAggttcaaaaaatttaaactatgaaCTTGACAAATGGCAATACAAATGAACATATTCTCCAACAAAAAGATTCATCTCGCGCACATATGTCTACGCATATACAATCTGTTGACTTCATTTGTATTActtatttatcaattaaaaatattctaGACTTGGCATTCTCATTAATCAAGGAAATTACTTTCACCCGTTGAAACCAGGGGCGAATCTAAACTCTTTCTGGATTGGATGCACCAAtgataaaaaggtaaaaatacaAGCAGAAGAGACTTGAACTTCAAACATTATGGGTGCACAGAAGTAGTTTTTACCACTAAACCTAGAGATTTCACaaacaaaattgtaaatatatatattttagtggGTGCACAGGCCCCCATAGTCAATAGTGTAGCTTCGCCCCTGGTTGAAACCATATAGAATATTGATGACCCATATATGACGACAAGAGTAATAAGttgttgaaaaataaaaaatagcatGTCTCTTGActagatacaaaaaaaaatgatttaggACTTGCCAAGTGAAAGTTTGCATAACAGATACGCATGTTCTTGATTTTACTAAAAAACTATTTAGTATTGCTGTATTGGTAAAAAATTTGGATACATATATTCCATCTTTTATGGCAGAAGGATTAAAATCAGTTTTGGATACGGATATAAACATGAAGTAGTTTGAAATCTTTGTATTTTATGAATTATTGGAAGACTAGGTTAAGACCTGCGCCTTgtgcgggatgaacattatatataaagattattttatgtattaaatatttttacatattatgaaataataatatatattgaataattaaaagtcagtagctattaaatatataattaaattggtgcgaacatataaatcaattttattaatccaaaaaaatattttttttatctttgatagaatatgtaattaaatttaaatgatactaatatacatagtatattttagtaaatttttaacattaatgtctattaaatgatgatttctactcatataatttatttttatcatttgtatcttttatagaaaatattttaaattactgataaaaaaaatttcattgtgggataatagttttagtaatttataattttaaaaagtaagttgtcaatgttgttcaaaacttttatcaaaaaaattgttcaaagtaaattttgaaactaaaatatttatgtattttatatggtttatagtttaatttaaaacgatatatatatatatatatatattaatcttaataattaattaaattagaaattttacttatataattttgtaatcatttgtattttgtcataacaaaaaatttaaaacatggatcacaaaatttgaatgtgagacttttaacaattttagtaatttatagtcgttttttaaaattcaaaatataacatatacagaaaaatctaaatttttattatatggttcttgtggttgtttaatttatttaatagtttaaaattaaacaaatatgatagaagatacactattttttatcaaattcttattattcaaaatcattaattgtcatatatattttagtcacattaggtaatttcgtaaattttatttaaggaaataataaagtacattaataatgaatttattgttagtttaataaaaaacttattatataattagatggaccaacctgtttctttaatgattctaagaatcattctagtgatgacatgtgggtacaaaaaaagttgtaatgtttttcaaataatatataagagatatgATTCGCACATGAGATAGCATATTGGAAATTATCATTCTCATCAGCAAATGGGCCTGATACTTGCCATTCTTGAGATTAAAAGCACTTGAAAGGATAAATAGGCCTTGTTTACTTTTCTTCTAGGGCAACATGATTGTTTATCCAATTAGTAAACCTACTTTAATAATAGCCCACAACAACAATACTCACTAGCTAGTCAGTACTTTTAGTCAGGGCAAAGTCACTAGCTTGTTTATTGTTAGAATCAACTGTTCTAGCTCAGGCTGTGTTGCGCAGCATTGCATTGTGTTTGTGGAGATCAATTCCAACTTCCAACAATcaccttccttttttttttttttcatatgtcTATCACATAGACTCCATATTGTGTAAATATAGTCATCTATCTGCATATGGGGACCAAAGTTCTTAGAGTACAGTACTTATTGTTCCGTCTCATACAGCTTCTTTATTTCCCTTTTTGGTAGAAGCGTCAGGACAAAGCAAACAattgtcttttaaaaaaaaaaaaaaaaaaaaagaagcaaactaTTGTCTAAGATTAGACTACTATTATTACACCTAACGTAAACGTGTGgataaaatatacataatttttaattagttaataTAAAACATCATAAATCCTTTTCAAATCTACTCTATACTAAAAGGAACAAATAGTGAGTTTATAGCCTGTCCACGTAGGCAATTATATTCAGCCAATGATAACATTTGATTAATCCACGTAGgatttctgtttttattttctctttggGTTTATGGGTCGCGATACGAACGAAAAACAAACGAAATCAAATGGGTCGCGATACGAAGAACGAAAAACAAACGAAATTAAATGGGTCGCGATACAAACGAAATCAAATGGTTTCAATTTGTTGGGCTTCGGTTGGTTTATTGGGCTAGGTCTgagtatattaaaaaaaaaaacaaacccacGCGAGGCGGAACCCTCGAAGCTCTGCGCCTCCATCTCTTCGTCTTCACTCTTTGTTCATCATCGTTACAGAAATTTCGATCCACCTCTCTACAATCAATACCCCATGACATCTCCATCCATCAATTCATCCTTTATGAGTTCGTTTCGGTTTGCTTTTTTCCTGCCCCTTTATATATTGTTCATCTCTTTTCCGTGGAAACCAAATCTCGAACTTCTCTCCTTACCCTATGGCGATCAAACCGAATGGAAAATCCCCTGTTACCTCCGATCACGATGACAAAATCATGCTTTTCCGCGACGTCACACCGGGTCCCCACGAAACCCAGCTGCGTTTCCGCTTGATTCATTTCTGGGAGGCTTGGAACCCTCTGAAGAAGACGCTTATTGGGATTGAGATGCTGTTAATTGACGAGGAGGTATATGTTTTCAGCCAATATAGTTTTAGGTTCTTTGTTATTTAAAACGATCTTAGGTTTTTTTCCTCCTGATTTTATATCCAAAAGTTTCTGCGTTTTACCATATTCGATCGTTGTTAAATTTGTTATTAGATCCtgatttatatagtttttagcTTCGTTGTTATTTAGGTCGTTGTAAGGGGTGTTGTTTAGATCGTGATTAATATCGATAGGTTTCTTGGTTGTTTGTTATTTAAAAcgttgtttgtattttttttatctccTGATATTATATCGATAAGTTTCTTCGATTTACCATATTCGATAGTTCTTGAATTTGTTTTTAGATCCTGATTTATATAGTTAATTTTTACACTGTCCttagtttttataaaacaaaaaaaactatttattggTAATGTTTTTTCTCGCAGGGATCTGTTATACAAGGATTCATTTCTCCAAGCCGTATCGAGAGACATTTGTCTAAAATGAAGCCTGGATCGCTTTACAAGCTCAACAATTTTTATGGATCAAGCAACAAAACCATGTATCGGGTTTCTGATCATGCTGTGACGGTGTCGTTCTCATGGAACTCGGAGCTCTCTGTTCTTGAAGACAGTCCCACTCCTTTTGAAGAAGACAGATTCCGTTTTCATTCCTTTGAGGAGTTTCAAGCTGGCTGTGATAGCAAAGGAGACCTCTACGGTAATCTCTGTTATCACACACACCATCTATGAGTTGCAATGGTTGATGATTAATCTAGAATTTTGCTTACAGTGCTATGCGTGTGTGGTTTTGTTTGCTTATGAGAAAGTAGATTACTTAGTGCGCACTACTCTTTCTTTTACGGTTGATCTGCCAATTACAAATAAGATTACAAATAAGATTTACTAATTTCGTTTGTACCCTGAGGAGGACTTTTTTTACTACACTCAGtgtttggtaatttttttttttattgtaggaTAGTTTGGTTAGAATCTGGTAGCTGGTTGAGTTCTATGTCTGGTTATTTTCTATGAAATTGTTGAAATGCTTTTCCATATTTAGTCTTCTTACTTACACGCTTACTGATTAATGGTATAGATGTACTTGGGCACATGAAGCTGGTTAATGGTCAGTGTCTCACGGGGACCCCCGTTCTTGATGAAGTGGAAATAGCTAGGGCGAGGCATGTGTTGGTTCATGTGCAGTCATACGAGTAAGTGAATTATTATTTCTTAAACACTTTGTCTGTCTACTTATATTAACCATTTAGTGACAATATTTTGCAGTGGACCTGTGGTGAAGCTCTACCTTTGGGACCAGGCTGCAAGAGACTTCtgcaaaaaattcaaatcatacGAACGGACCCCCAGCGTGTTATTGGTGACGACCGTTAACACCAAGAGTCTTGGAGGTTCAGTTTCTAACTTTAGAAATTTTCTTACAATTAGTAATCTACTCTTGGTGGTCTTTAAATGGGTGTTGCTTAACACAACAGGTACTCTTGCACTGACTACA
This window encodes:
- the LOC103865103 gene encoding CLAVATA3/ESR (CLE)-related protein 6 — encoded protein: MENLILKQALIMLLIIFSSPILSTQARILHADRVANMGTINSQVLLRELGFDLSKFKGYNERRFLVDSERVSPGGPDPQHH